A genomic region of Alistipes megaguti contains the following coding sequences:
- a CDS encoding bifunctional oligoribonuclease/PAP phosphatase NrnA has translation MELSKEHIIRLRELLARPAQHVVILSHTNPDGDAVGSSLAWAEVLREMGHSVTCIVPNKYPYFLDWMPGIAEVVVFKTDTEGRAARAVAEADILFCLDFNAISRLENLSQTIEENTSAVRVLIDHHLSPTEGFDLAFSHPDSSSTCFLVYTIIEALCGTQAITRSMAELLYVGMMTDTGNFAFSFLTPELFRAVAVLIEKGIDIPTIHNNVYNAYTEGRARLFGYAINRKMQIIQNGTVAYMSLLEGEMRRFQFQQGDSEGFVNYALTIKSVKMSAMFLAHRKFIRVSLRSRGDVDVNLFARKYFNGGGHKNAAGGKSFVSMRETIDHYIRSVAEFAAEGHLG, from the coding sequence ATGGAACTGTCGAAAGAGCATATCATACGCCTGCGGGAACTGCTTGCACGCCCCGCACAGCATGTCGTCATCCTGTCTCATACCAACCCCGACGGGGATGCCGTCGGATCGTCGCTCGCCTGGGCCGAAGTGCTGCGGGAAATGGGACACTCGGTCACCTGCATCGTCCCGAACAAGTACCCCTACTTCCTCGACTGGATGCCCGGCATCGCCGAAGTCGTGGTCTTCAAGACCGATACCGAAGGCCGGGCAGCACGGGCCGTGGCCGAGGCCGACATCCTCTTCTGTTTGGATTTCAACGCCATCTCGCGGCTCGAAAACCTCAGCCAGACCATCGAGGAGAACACCTCGGCCGTGCGGGTGCTGATCGACCACCACCTCTCGCCGACCGAAGGCTTCGACCTGGCCTTCTCACACCCCGATTCGTCGAGCACCTGCTTCCTGGTCTACACCATCATCGAGGCGCTGTGCGGTACGCAGGCCATCACGCGCAGCATGGCCGAACTGCTCTACGTCGGCATGATGACCGATACGGGCAACTTCGCCTTCTCGTTCCTTACGCCCGAGCTGTTCCGCGCCGTGGCCGTCCTCATCGAGAAGGGAATCGACATCCCCACGATCCATAACAACGTCTACAACGCCTACACCGAAGGCCGCGCCCGCCTGTTCGGCTACGCCATCAACCGCAAGATGCAGATCATCCAGAACGGCACGGTGGCCTACATGTCGCTGCTCGAAGGCGAGATGCGCCGCTTCCAGTTCCAGCAGGGCGACAGCGAGGGTTTCGTCAACTACGCCCTGACGATCAAGTCGGTCAAGATGTCGGCCATGTTCCTGGCCCACCGCAAGTTCATCCGCGTCTCGCTGCGGTCGCGCGGCGACGTGGACGTCAACCTCTTCGCCCGCAAATACTTCAACGGCGGCGGCCA